In Pyrenophora tritici-repentis strain M4 chromosome 6, whole genome shotgun sequence, the DNA window GACCAGAATGGTTCGATATTATGGGGAGCATCCACTTGAACCGTGGCTGTACCCAGACGATTGTGACGCACTACTCGGTCTTTTGGGCGGCCCCAGTGCGATACGGCCCGGACACACTGACCGCGAAGCATTCAAGAGACGAACTCAAGTCAAATCTTCACAAGGGCATGATCCGCAGCCGAATGTTCTGATGGAAGCGCACGAGAGGGATGGAGAACTCAAAAAGAGAAGGGCGGGTAGCTCCGCGAGGACGACAGGACAGAAAAGAAAGCTGCAAGCAGTGACGCCATCATCACCAGCGTGGTCAACGAGTGAGACTCCAATGCCGAAAAcacagaagaagaggagaaAAAGAGGAGCAGACAAAGCAGCCGAGATCAGAGAAGAGGCAAAGTAAGAAGAGTCCAATGGAGAGAAACAAGAGGGTCAGGCGCAAGAATACATAAGGTCCGATGAATATGCCTCGCCCCCAGATGACGCCATATTGCCACTTCCCGAAGCCTTTACCGAAGCAATGCACCCAGTAAGCGAAGCCTTGAACAATACTTTCCTTCGAGAGGGGCAAGTTGGGGAAGACGATCCGTACAGTGCCTATGCCTTTGGAGGACCCCGCCATACACCGCCGTTCCGACGACTTTACCTCATTCAACAACCAGATCCAGCAGGTAACAGTGGGTGGGCAGAGAACTTGCGGTGGGCGTTTGTACAGAACACTCTTTATCGCGACCCATATCGCCCTGATGCCTGGAATGAGAGTCCGGAGCACATGGAGCAAATCGTACAGATTAGGAGAGAGCTGTGTTGGATGTCAGAAGAATACCAGGAGCAGTTGGATGAGGACGCAAGTGATTGGGCAGAGGACGCGCTAGGAGCTGAAAACACTTGAGGCGCGTTTGTTTCGTTCCACGGCTATCCCGCATGCGCTGATGTGTGGTGCGCGCGTCTCGTGATGAAGTTCGGCATCCCTGGCAATGGGGTGAACTGAGTATCCTGGCGCAAAGATCCACTGAGTCTATACATAATCAGTCTATTTAGGGTTTAATTCCAATGATATCGATGGTTGCGTGATGAAAAACGATGTTTCTGTGTAGTGAGTGATGATGAGAAGAGGGATTCCACGAACAAACTTCGGGTCGACGTTTCGCGCATGCACGGGCGCTAGTGGCGATCTGTTCCGAAACGAGCCAAAACAATCCTCGAACACACATCATACGTCTTCTCCGCAAGGCTTCAAGCAACCTCCCGGTTCTCATACGTTTTGTGGGAGTCGATTCAAACAATGTACCAATACTCAAACCCTCTACTTCATGCCCGCTGTCGCGAGGTGTGGGAACTGAAGCTTCCGGCCGCGTCGAGCGTCGCGAATATTTCGAAATGCGACTGTGACAGCGGAGAGACGTGGCGCACAAGCAGTACGAGTTCGCAGGCAACAGTAAGGCAAACCAAAATGCTGTTAAAAAGACGTGGTCCCGGCCGTGATTTGTTCCGCACAGTCATTCTCTCATCTCAGTATCTTAGACATCAGTTCTTTTCTACCACGAGCCGGACTCATTTAATACACGTCTCGCAACTCATTACTACATCATAATCGATAAACGAAAGTCCAACAACAACCAGTAATCTTTAAACACCTTACCAACCGCACAATCCTCAACATGCGTTCCTCCACCATCATCAGCGCCATCATCGCTTTCGCCCCCCGCGGCACTTGCAGTATCCTCATCTGCCACCATCACATCAATGGCCCCGATGATGACACCTTCCGCACCCCCCGGTCACAATGGCCTGGAACGACGCACCTGCCGCGACTGGCGCATCTATGTCAATGAAGCCTGGAATGTCCATGGAGCCCGGCATGTCCATGGAGCCTGGCATGTCTATGGAGTCTGGAATGTCCATGGAGTCCGGAATGATGACGATGAAGGGCGAGAAGACCATGTCCTCAGGCATGATGATGCCCACTGGCGACGCAATGGCAGCGATGGAAGGCATGGCTGGCATGAACAAGACGAGCAGCGCAGGAAGCTTGGAAGTTGGCAGTGGGATGATGATTATGTTGGCTGTCTTGGGCATGTTGTAAGCGGTCCGAGTTTGCGTGTAATTTTCCTTTTAAGCGGCGTTCAATACTCGTGGGTATCAACCATCTTCACATCGGGAAGGGATAGGGCTAGGTGGCATAGCTGTTTCCTGCCTCTGTGTCTGTTGCTTGTCTGCCTTGGAGAAGTCTGTCTTTTACAGCGCATCCACTCTACTACCCCTCTTTACGTTTATCACAATCTGTAAATAAACATAATATGAATCAATCTATGTACATATCTTGAGAAGCTGAGGTGATGAATATGCGTGCATAGCCGCCACGAAACATCCTCGCGACAACGCCGGGCGCGCTCGGCCGCTAGTAGCACGCTAGTAACCACTCACGTGACTTTCTCCTCGTGCCCAATACACAGGACTCACGCTCACCTGCACGTGTTCGAAAGTGAGCCTCCTGTGGGGCGCAGGACTAGCTCTCGGTTAATGCCAAAGTAACTGTGCGCCTTTCGAGCATACGCAATTCTTCCCGCCTGTCAGTATGCAGGGCAACTTGAAGCGACATGACGTCATAGCTAGGTAGTTGTAGGCCATGTGGACCAGCATGTACAGCCGTCCAAACCACCACATTTCCCTAATCATCGTAAAAAATGGCGACAAAAGATCAAAGCTCACTCTTGGACCGCGTCATCGCGGCCTCATCAACAGAAGAGTCCCGCAAACTATACGACGAATGGGCCAAAACCTACGACTCAGACATGTCGCTACACGACTTCACGGCCCCTCGCCTCGTCACTCAGGCCGTTGCCCGCGGCCTCAAACTCAACTACATCTCTCCCGATAAGCCACTTGCAGGTCTCCGGATTGCCGACGCGGGATGCGGAACCGGGTCCGTTGGTATCGAGTTGTCTAAACTTGGGGCTACCGATATTGTTGGGCTGGACATTAGCGAGGGCATGCTTGCTGTTGCGAAGAATACCGCGGTCTACGATGATCTCAAAACTACCGATCTGACGAAGAGATTGGACGTCGAGGATGGCAAGTTCGACGCCTTGACTTGCTGCGGGACGTTTACGCATGGGCATCTGGGGCCGGAACCACTTGAAGAATTTACGAGGGTGGTCAAGGTTGGAGGGGTAGTTGTTGCGACGGTTCTGGATAGTTTTTGGGTGGAGAAGGGTTTTGAGAGGGAGGTTGCGAGActggagaaggaggagaaggtGCAGGTTGTGGAGAAGGATGTCCATGACTATCGGAAGGACGCTGGAGGTGGAAGAGTACTGGTATTACGAAAGCTGTAAAGCTACAGGAGATGAAGTGGGTTGAGTTGAATGATGCTATCTGTAGTCTCCGATGACAATCCAGAGTTTGGGCTGTCTGGTTAATTTTTTGACCCTGTAGTCAGCCTGCTTCCAGTCGGATCCCTGACGACGGCAAGTAGCCGAACGCACTAGGTTACTTATTCCGTTCATCTTCAGGTAGCCTTTTGGCTACGAATTCACGCATTTGGACAAGATTCTATGCATCCCCATCGACAGGAGCAAATCAGTGCGCTCTCAATTATGTAGGAGTTTGGATGTCAACAGTGCATTCGAATGATCAACTTTAACATGTCAAAATTCTTGCTCTCACTGTTGCGCAGCTAGTCAGTCCCGAGGACGGGAGCAGATGATGTGGTTACAAACTTCGTTTTAGCGCGAGATTAGCTTCTTGGCGGTCCCAGAAGATTACCCACAACTTATTGCATTATCGGAATCCTGTAACGTACCTCACGGCTTCGCCGGTCACTTTTGCCAAGCCCCCACCAAAACTACCTTTCTACGTGATgcctcaacaacaacaccagATGAACTCTTCTAACGAACGTCAGATACAGCTTGCTCTTCAGGCTCTTAAAGACGACGCGACACTGTCTCAGCGACGCGCTGCAGGTATCTATAATGTCTCTCAAACAACACTAAGCGATCGACGCGCTAGACGACCCTCACAAGCAGATCGCTAGTCTAAATTAAGGAATTTAGACAAGCTTGAAGAGGAGGTAATTGTGGAGCATATACTTGAGCTTGTCGCGCGAGGATTTCCTCCCAGGCTCGCGGCTGTGGCTAATATAGCCAATTCCTTACGCGCTGAGCGCAATATAGGCCAGGTTAGCGTAAACTAGCCTAGTACGTTCATCAAACGCCGCCCTAAGCTTAAAGTAAGGTTTAATCGCAAATACGACTACAAAAGAGCTCTCTGCGAGGATCCTAAGGTTATATAAGGCTAGTTCGGCCTAGTAGCTAATATTAAAGCTAAGTATGGTATCTAGGATAAAGATACGTTTAACTTCGACGAGGCTAGCTTCGTAGTAGGCTAGATATTAACTAGAGCCGTTGTTATAGCTTTAGAGAGACGAGGACAGCTAAAGGTAGTGCAGCAAGGCAACAGAGAGTAGACGACAGTTATCTAGGGCATCAACGCGACAGGGTGGGCTATTCTACCCTTCATTATCTTTAAGGGCCGCCATCACCTCTCTGCCTAGTATAAGGAGgtgtcagaatatgggcatattttgggtggtggacaaaatccgggtgttcggagctgtggattcttgtcagataatagcactgttgaagatgagagcgtacagacgctgggttagactacgctggcaaatgggtcggggtgtggttggggttgggttagaaattttgcgaccccaacccaaccccaacccatttgtcagcgccaagcttagggttgggttggggttgggttggggtcgcacggaccatgggttagggttgggttatagTAAAAAAATTGCAAGATGTATAATATAGATTTCAATAAAAGAAAAGTTTATATAGTATCACAGTAGATTAACACAGTGTAGCATTAACTAGTTTCATTTATAATATACAGAGGCTTCGCCAGCTAGCATTTAAGCACGTGTATCTAGATATATCTTATAATCTAGAGAAAAGCTAGTAACTCGCGCGCAAAGTAGCGCCTAGCCAATTGAGAATCCTTCTCTTGAATAGTAACCCTCTTTGCGTGAATAGCATTGATGTTGCAGTCTATAAAAGTTATTAAATGAAAAATAGTATAGGGTAGATAGACTATACCCTCAAAATAACCAACTAAGAAAGCTTCTGTAGCTTCCTGAAGAGCTTCGATTGCAGATCGTTGAAAGCGGATATCGGCCTTGTGCACCTGTGCAAATTCGCGCACTACGCGGGAAAAGGGGAGTTTTCGCAAGAGTAGTTCAAAACCTCTCTGGTATCTCTTGATTTCCCGTAATGCGACAGCTAAGCTAAATTAGAAaatagctgtgataaacgacTGTGATAACCTACTGCCGGCCTtaaacttgcgcttcttcttaacAGCTACAGGTGCCTTTCGCGTAGACTTTCCTGCTACTTGACGTCTAGCCTTACTAGCAAGGGCCTTCTGAGCCGGCTTGCCGCCAGTAACTGTCTTGCCATCAGGACCACCCCGGCCGGCTTTACCGGTGACCTTAGGCCGTGGTTTTGTCCTTGCCATTGCGTAGTAGAGTAGATGATGAACGTAGGCGACGTATGTGATTAATTACTGTGATAAATGTGGTCGACAATTAAGAAAGTAGTAGGCTGAAAGagttaggtagctggaaagtttgggcgacggcaatttcccgatttccgcactagtaaaggcagcagcgcacggactgCATGACGTAATTTGCTGTTTCACGATCGCATACAACCATTTCTGTTGCAAAATCAGTAGCGAGCATATCATACAAACGTGTTAAACTGCTGTGATAAACGCCGAGCTCGCGCATGCGTACAGCCCAAAAATGAAGGAATCATCGATGTGTTGATCATTTTGGGTAATTTCCGCGTTTTCGCGCTAGcgcaggcagcagcgcacggaccatTTCTAGGTGAGCATAATGCTGTCTACCCATTTCTCCAGCCCCTGACGCCCAGTAACTCCCAACACCTAATAACTCTCTTTACTACATTGAaaacaccccatttacaacagcgcattatcacagtccccgccatgcctgtcgcgaaagagcaagtcggcgacgtacctgaaggcctagttccagccatcaaactTGAACCTCCGCCTGGGTTCGAACAAGATGAGTGGGAGCAGCTTACCGATGTAATAATCACAGCCATTTATCACAGCTTATGCTAATATAAGCAGGGATTTGCGTGTGAAGCTGACGAGATTGACGGTATCTTAGATCAAAGAGGTAGTGGGGGTTCacgaaaaggccgacctaTCAATTTGAGCGTCCCCTATACTGGCTCTCTGAGTGGTAGCGCCCGTGCTATTGCTCAACGTGAACGCAAAGCTCTTTTCgataaagaggagaaggtacTTGAAAGCGTTAGAACAGCCGACCGCTCCGCGAAGTACCAACTGAAGAAATCGCTTTTGCAACAGCCTAAGTATAAATTAGCAAATAGTGCTAGACAGGCTAAGCTGCTAGAGAAAGAGTGGGATATACTTTCAGAGAAGCGGTTTACCCAGAAAAAGTCTGGTAAGTTATCACAGCTGTTTATCATAGACATCTGCTAATAGACTATCCCAAGTGGcgaaggatatactagcaATACCAATTGCTCAGGTTGGGGTTGAAAGAGTTTTCAATGTTGCTAAGGATGTTATTGGTAGTCGGAGGCACCGACTATCTGCCCGGACAATACAGCAGATAATGGTTCTTAAGGATACAATATctcaagaggaagaacaGGGTCTAGACTACCTAGTTGCTCAATTAGGGGAGGATGGAGAGCCAATTGACGAGGTTAATGATCTTTTTGAGCTTCCAGCCTCGTTAGAGCATACCTTCGATATAGATGAGGAGAACCAGActacagaagaagagtcggaggaagaggtccaggaggagcgtcaattgccacctcgaaagcgccagcgtcctCAGCGCTACCGTGATAATTAGCTGTGTTAATATATCTCGTTTTATGTATCTACTATATCATCAACGTGTACACATTATCTTAATTAAGTGTTGTTCCG includes these proteins:
- a CDS encoding Dimer-Tnp-hAT domain containing protein, with amino-acid sequence MPVAKEQVGDVPEGLVPAIKLEPPPGFEQDEWEQLTDGFACEADEIDGILDQRGSGGSRKGRPINLSVPYTGSLSGSARAIAQRERKALFDKEEKVLESVRTADRSAKYQLKKSLLQQPKYKLANSARQAKLLEKEWDILSEKRFTQKKSVAKDILAIPIAQVGVERVFNVAKDVIGSRRHRLSARTIQQIMVLKDTISQEEEQGLDYLVAQLGEDGEPIDEVNDLFELPASLEHTFDIDEENQTTEEESEEEVQEERQLPPRKRQRPQRYRDN
- a CDS encoding Fork-head-N multi-domain protein is translated as MAWNDAPAATGASMSMKPGMSMEPGMSMEPGMSMESGMSMESGMMTMKGEKTMSSGMMMPTGDAMAAMEGMAGMNKTSSAGSLEVGSGMMIMLAVLGML
- a CDS encoding Methyltransf-11 multi-domain protein, encoding MATKDQSSLLDRVIAASSTEESRKLYDEWAKTYDSDMSLHDFTAPRLVTQAVARGLKLNYISPDKPLAGLRIADAGCGTGSVGIELSKLGATDIVGLDISEGMLAVAKNTAVYDDLKTTDLTKRLDVEDGKFDALTCCGTFTHGHLGPEPLEEFTRVVKVGGVVVATVLDSFWVEKGFEREVARLEKEEKVQVVEKDVHDYRKDAGGGRVLVLRKL
- a CDS encoding HHT1, Histones H3 and H4, which gives rise to MARTKPRPKVTGKAGRGGPDGKTVTGGKPAQKALASKARRQVAGKSTRKAPVAVKKKRKFKAGTVALREIKRYQRGFELLLRKLPFSRVVREFAQVHKADIRFQRSAIEALQEATEAFLVGYFEDCNINAIHAKRVTIQEKDSQLARRYFARELLAFL